One region of Fragaria vesca subsp. vesca linkage group LG4, FraVesHawaii_1.0, whole genome shotgun sequence genomic DNA includes:
- the LOC101291720 gene encoding F-box protein CPR30-like has protein sequence MAGVDVLPVEIILQILSRLPVKSLLRFTCVSKQWRFVIKSDLEFAKSQFKLASEHKTLNRRLLCTGVSPEQFVSLDLKMPASSFGDKSLYRKVNFPFLQQGGKVKQLGSCNGLVFLVLEDESRIKFYVCNPSTGFFKQLPSPVSDEEDVVTYRIGVGYVSATDDYKVLVGYLEKDPGEDPGVVEAIQIFSLRAHCWKRIEEPGGTGGVYVSPSMALCNETLHWLSFERDQLFAFDLAKEELRTMPLPNFSQDGMNFGDIGVSHEGCLCVLRHCLRPCDSIDFWVMREYGVRDTWTKQFRLFNLMLSDPLDKPWKLIRFLVTENSTFGWTDYTLARIDHKEEEKHGLYVVRGYPICITDYEESLVWINE, from the coding sequence ATGGCGGGAGTAGACGTCCTACCCGTAGAGATTATACTGCAAATCCTCTCTAGACTTCCGGTCAAATCCTTACTCCGGTTTACCTGCGTCTCGAAACAATGGCGATTTGTCATAAAGTCCGATCTAGAATTTGCCAAATCCCAATTTAAACTAGCTTCTGAGCATAAAACCCTCAATCGCAGGCTCCTCTGCACTGGCGTCTCCCCTGAGCAGTTCGTTTCTCTAGACTTGAAGATGCCGGCGTCGTCGTTTGGAGACAAGTCCTTGTATAGGAAGGTGAATTTCCCTTTCCTGCAACAAGGTGGTAAGGTGAAACAACTAGGGTCTTGCAACGGATTGGTATTTCTAGTACTTGAGGATGAGTCTAGGATTAAGTTTTATGTATGTAACCCATCAACTGGATTCTTCAAGCAATTACCATCCCCGGTCTCAGATGAGGAGGATGTCGTAACCTATAGAATTGGCGTTGGCTATGTGTCGGCCACTGACGACTACAAAGTTCTAGTAGGATACCTTGAAAAAGATCCTGGAGAAGATCCTGGAGTAGTGGAAGCGATCCAGATATTCTCATTGAGAGCTCATTGTTGGAAACGAATTGAAGAACCTGGGGGGACTGGCGGGGTGTATGTCAGTCCCTCTATGGCTCTTTGCAATGAAACACTTCACTGGCTTAGTTTTGAACGCGATCAATTATTTGCTTTTGATCTTGCAAAGGAGGAGTTACGGACAATGCCACTGCCTAATTTTTCCCAAGATGGGATGAATTTTGGCGATATTGGTGTTTCTCATGAAGGCTGCCTGTGTGTTTTGCGCCATTGTCTGAGACCTTGTGATTCTATTGATTTCTGGGTGATGAGAGAGTACGGCGTGCGTGACACTTGGACTAAACAGTTTAGACTGTTTAACTTGATGCTTTCCGATCCGCTTGATAAACCATGGAAACTAATTCGATTCCTGGTGACGGAAAATAGCACATTTGGGTGGACTGACTACACGTTGGCAAGGATTGATCATAAAGAAGAAGAGAAGCATGGCCTGTATGTGGTTAGGGGATATCCGATTTGCATTACTGATTATGAGGAGAGTCTAGTTTGGATCAATGAGTAG